The Thermococcus thermotolerans genome contains a region encoding:
- a CDS encoding TAXI family TRAP transporter solute-binding subunit, translated as MRKWTAVGLTFVLFLAVIAAGCTQTGGGETTTQGLNLEKTDDGKYIITIYTGSGPGSVYFALGSMYAKVINKKSDMIYAKAVTSGASVANCLAVGKGEAQAAIAQNDVTYYAWNGLYQFEKSGPIKDLRAIGTLYPEPVQIVVRADSDIKTIYDLKGKKVVVGAAGSGVAATAERVLKAAGIWDQIEPVYQTFEEAAQSLVLGQVDAEFTVIAYPAPAINQIAVKVPVRILSVPDEVVQKLHDQGYPFYVKVTIPKGTYNGMDEDAQTIAVKATLIVHKDLPDDLVYEMTKILYTSIDDLATAHTVAKQIDINKAFEGLMVPLHPGAIKYYEEQGITVPESVKP; from the coding sequence CCGTGATAGCGGCCGGCTGTACTCAGACCGGCGGTGGAGAAACAACGACCCAGGGCCTGAACCTGGAGAAGACCGACGATGGAAAGTATATCATAACCATTTACACAGGTTCCGGACCGGGTAGCGTCTATTTCGCACTGGGTTCGATGTATGCAAAGGTAATAAACAAGAAGAGTGACATGATCTATGCCAAGGCAGTTACCAGCGGTGCCAGCGTTGCCAACTGTCTCGCCGTTGGCAAGGGTGAGGCCCAGGCGGCGATAGCCCAGAACGACGTTACCTATTATGCATGGAACGGACTTTATCAGTTCGAGAAGAGCGGACCCATCAAGGATCTCCGTGCAATAGGAACCCTCTACCCCGAGCCCGTCCAGATCGTTGTGAGGGCCGACAGTGATATTAAGACCATCTACGACCTCAAAGGTAAGAAGGTCGTCGTTGGTGCCGCTGGAAGCGGTGTTGCTGCCACCGCTGAGAGGGTTCTCAAGGCTGCTGGAATCTGGGATCAGATCGAGCCCGTTTATCAAACCTTTGAAGAAGCCGCCCAGAGCCTTGTTCTCGGCCAGGTTGATGCGGAGTTTACAGTTATAGCCTACCCAGCTCCTGCGATCAACCAGATAGCCGTCAAGGTTCCGGTCAGGATACTTTCAGTCCCCGATGAGGTCGTTCAAAAACTCCATGACCAGGGCTATCCGTTCTACGTCAAGGTGACCATACCTAAGGGAACCTACAACGGAATGGACGAGGACGCCCAGACAATAGCCGTTAAGGCCACCCTTATCGTCCACAAAGACCTGCCTGATGACTTGGTCTACGAAATGACCAAGATACTTTACACGAGCATCGATGACCTTGCCACTGCCCACACGGTAGCGAAGCAGATTGACATCAACAAGGCTTTTGAAGGCCTTATGGTCCCGCTCCACCCGGGAGCTATTAAGTACTACGAAGAGCAGGGAATAACAGTCCCTGAAAGCGTCAAACCCTGA
- a CDS encoding cupin domain-containing protein, which translates to MSKMSEVENLKGMVDYQEGSIVSRTLLDKKTGSVTLFAFDKGQRLSEHTAPFDAMVYVLEGEAEITISGRHYRLKEGEMIIMPANEPHAVNAPEKFKMLLVMIKSE; encoded by the coding sequence ATGTCCAAAATGTCCGAGGTTGAAAACCTGAAGGGCATGGTTGACTACCAAGAAGGCTCCATAGTGAGCAGAACCCTGCTGGACAAGAAGACGGGGAGCGTAACCCTGTTCGCTTTTGACAAGGGGCAGAGACTGAGCGAACATACGGCGCCCTTCGATGCCATGGTCTACGTCCTTGAGGGAGAGGCGGAGATAACGATATCCGGAAGGCACTACAGGCTAAAGGAGGGAGAAATGATAATCATGCCGGCCAACGAACCCCATGCCGTCAACGCTCCCGAGAAATTTAAGATGCTCCTTGTAATGATAAAGTCGGAGTGA
- a CDS encoding DUF362 domain-containing protein: MPEKIRVVVNEDKCYLCGGCAGVCPTLAINVSASRWEFFQEKCISCRICISACPVGALSGEPLEVGE; the protein is encoded by the coding sequence ATGCCGGAGAAAATAAGGGTCGTGGTTAACGAGGACAAGTGCTACCTCTGCGGCGGCTGTGCTGGGGTCTGCCCCACCCTTGCAATAAACGTAAGCGCCTCAAGGTGGGAGTTCTTCCAGGAAAAGTGCATCTCCTGCAGGATATGCATCAGTGCCTGTCCAGTGGGTGCTCTCAGCGGTGAACCCCTGGAGGTGGGAGAGTGA
- a CDS encoding class III signal peptide-containing protein: MKKAQAAVEYLMMIAVALIVALLTIKAVLRTANYASARIRDTSQKIAETMNEMIKS; this comes from the coding sequence GTGAAAAAGGCTCAAGCTGCCGTCGAGTACCTGATGATGATCGCAGTTGCCTTGATAGTGGCACTGCTTACTATAAAAGCTGTATTAAGGACTGCAAACTACGCCTCAGCACGGATAAGGGATACCTCTCAAAAAATTGCAGAAACAATGAATGAAATGATAAAAAGCTGA
- a CDS encoding DUF1850 domain-containing protein, with amino-acid sequence MRKSFIFLLIVLLIVPALYPFPAVGVAFNGNECYRPIWNQALLEIHYTHSVSLTKVVDVYRVSGDGIYFTMEMWQEFLAGQPIDFDYRDGDFYVKRENRFLGKHWEYWFIPLNNVTVVMDGIPMFVQPPQEGVLRIEVTAMPGIILTIRRC; translated from the coding sequence TTGAGGAAATCTTTCATTTTTTTATTAATCGTTCTCCTGATAGTGCCGGCCCTTTACCCTTTCCCCGCGGTTGGGGTAGCTTTTAATGGGAACGAATGCTACAGGCCCATCTGGAATCAGGCCCTGCTGGAGATCCACTACACTCACAGTGTCTCCCTTACAAAGGTCGTGGACGTGTACAGAGTCTCAGGTGACGGAATATACTTTACGATGGAAATGTGGCAGGAGTTCCTGGCGGGACAGCCTATAGACTTCGACTATAGGGACGGGGACTTTTACGTTAAAAGGGAGAACAGGTTCCTGGGAAAACACTGGGAATACTGGTTTATACCCCTGAACAACGTCACCGTTGTGATGGATGGAATTCCCATGTTTGTACAGCCCCCGCAGGAGGGCGTTCTTAGAATAGAGGTCACTGCCATGCCGGGGATCATTTTAACCATTAGGAGGTGTTGA
- the topA gene encoding DNA topoisomerase I — translation MVTLIIAEKPNVARKIAYALAEGRPVRKTIGKVPYYEFTRDGKRIIVAPAVGHLFSLAPKTRTYGYPVFDIEWVPVYVAEKGKSYAKDYIKALATLAKRADEFVVACDYDTEGEVIGYTALKYACGVDPSKAKRMKFSALTKKDLLRAWYNLEPTINFGMADAGIARHVLDWYWGVNLSRALTSAIKRASGKWQVLSTGRVQGPTLKFLVDREKEIQNFKPTPYWVIKMLLEKNGEQYTAVYEKERIFDENEAKRIVEEAKKGPAFVEEVEVKRQNRYPPVPFDLGTLQREAYSAFGYSPKKTLEIAQKLYEKGHTSYPRTSSQKLPKNLNFRSILQNLAKLPEYKPFAHELLGKERLKPVEGKKDDPAHPAIYPTGELPKPGELTKDEANLYDLIVRRFLALFMEPAVREIMKVVINSNSHRFILSGARTVKEGWLKVYGKYVKFDEVILPAFKEGEPVKVIQIKREKKKTKPPARYSPAAVIKKMEDLGIGTKATRAQILETLYSRGYIEGKRKIKVTPLGMRVVEALEKNVPDIVSVELTRTFEEKMEDIMAGKADREGVIEESKDQLIKILKVFKERELDIGKMLMETTGTGVTTSKTAARKASAVKELSEEEENEVKKSVEGERRKSPLVVGKCPRCGGDLVVRYNRKTGKRFVGCSNWPKCNVTYPLLQRGEIIPTDKTCCDGAPVVKIREKGREYEICVDMNCRDWKKSKR, via the coding sequence ATGGTCACACTCATCATAGCTGAGAAGCCCAACGTAGCCAGGAAGATAGCCTACGCCTTGGCAGAAGGCAGGCCGGTAAGAAAGACCATAGGCAAGGTTCCATACTATGAGTTCACCCGCGACGGGAAGAGGATAATAGTGGCTCCCGCCGTCGGCCACCTCTTCTCGCTCGCACCGAAGACCAGAACCTATGGTTATCCGGTCTTTGACATTGAATGGGTCCCCGTTTACGTCGCGGAGAAGGGCAAAAGCTACGCCAAGGACTACATCAAAGCTCTGGCCACGCTCGCCAAGAGGGCAGACGAGTTCGTCGTTGCCTGCGACTACGATACCGAAGGAGAGGTCATAGGCTACACCGCCCTAAAATACGCCTGCGGCGTTGACCCGTCAAAGGCAAAGCGCATGAAGTTCTCCGCACTCACCAAGAAAGACCTCCTCAGGGCCTGGTACAACCTCGAACCGACGATAAACTTCGGAATGGCCGATGCTGGAATAGCGCGCCACGTCCTCGACTGGTACTGGGGTGTGAACCTGTCAAGGGCGCTCACCTCGGCCATAAAGCGTGCCAGCGGCAAGTGGCAGGTTCTCTCCACCGGCCGAGTTCAGGGGCCAACGCTCAAGTTTCTGGTTGACCGGGAAAAGGAGATCCAGAACTTCAAGCCCACACCGTACTGGGTCATAAAGATGCTCCTTGAGAAAAATGGAGAGCAGTACACCGCCGTCTATGAGAAGGAGCGTATATTCGATGAAAACGAGGCGAAGCGCATCGTTGAGGAGGCAAAGAAGGGCCCTGCCTTCGTTGAGGAGGTTGAGGTTAAGCGGCAGAACAGGTATCCGCCGGTTCCCTTCGACCTCGGAACTCTTCAGAGGGAGGCATACTCCGCCTTTGGGTACTCGCCTAAGAAGACGCTGGAAATTGCGCAGAAGCTGTATGAGAAGGGGCACACCAGCTACCCAAGGACAAGCTCACAGAAGCTCCCGAAGAACCTCAACTTCCGCTCCATCCTCCAGAACCTTGCCAAGTTGCCTGAGTACAAGCCCTTCGCCCACGAGCTTCTCGGTAAGGAGCGGCTCAAGCCCGTCGAGGGCAAGAAGGATGACCCCGCTCACCCGGCAATCTACCCGACGGGTGAACTGCCGAAACCCGGAGAGCTTACCAAGGACGAGGCCAACCTCTACGACCTCATCGTCAGACGCTTTCTAGCGCTCTTCATGGAGCCTGCCGTCAGGGAGATAATGAAGGTTGTAATAAACTCCAACTCCCACCGCTTCATCCTGAGCGGGGCGAGAACCGTCAAAGAGGGCTGGCTGAAGGTCTACGGCAAGTACGTCAAGTTCGACGAGGTGATTCTTCCAGCCTTCAAGGAGGGCGAGCCGGTAAAGGTCATCCAGATAAAGCGCGAGAAGAAGAAGACGAAGCCCCCGGCTCGCTACTCCCCCGCGGCAGTCATCAAAAAGATGGAGGACCTTGGAATAGGCACCAAAGCCACGCGCGCCCAAATCCTTGAGACCCTCTACAGCAGGGGCTACATAGAGGGCAAGAGGAAGATAAAGGTCACCCCGCTCGGCATGCGCGTCGTTGAGGCTCTGGAAAAAAACGTGCCCGATATAGTGAGCGTGGAGCTTACAAGGACCTTTGAGGAGAAGATGGAGGACATCATGGCCGGAAAGGCCGACAGAGAAGGTGTAATCGAAGAGAGCAAGGATCAGCTCATCAAAATCCTGAAGGTCTTCAAGGAGAGGGAGCTCGACATCGGAAAGATGCTCATGGAGACCACTGGAACTGGAGTAACTACCTCAAAAACTGCCGCCAGAAAGGCCAGCGCGGTGAAGGAGCTCAGCGAGGAAGAGGAGAACGAGGTTAAAAAGTCGGTAGAGGGGGAGAGGAGAAAAAGCCCGCTCGTGGTAGGCAAGTGCCCCAGGTGCGGCGGTGACCTCGTGGTGAGATACAACAGGAAGACCGGCAAGCGCTTCGTCGGCTGTTCCAACTGGCCGAAGTGCAACGTCACCTACCCGCTCCTCCAGCGCGGCGAGATAATTCCCACGGACAAGACCTGCTGCGACGGTGCTCCGGTGGTCAAAATACGTGAAAAGGGCCGCGAGTACGAGATATGCGTTGACATGAACTGCAGGGATTGGAAGAAGAGTAAGAGATGA
- a CDS encoding geranylgeranyl reductase family protein — translation MKYDVVVVGAGIAGPIVARNVAKAGFSVLLIDKKPAIGTPKQCAEGISMTVFKKYDIPYDRRYINREIYGAKLYSPSGYELELRYKEASGVILERKVFDKMLAYYAAKAGADVLARTEAVDVIKKDGRVAGIKAKHEDEPVEIYADVIVAADGVESKIARKAGINTYAPPHEFDSSYEYEMLIEGFDPDLIHLWFGNEIAPRGYVWVFPKDEDRANVGIGINSDNPQTAKYYLDKWLKENNIPAKKLLEINVGVVPVGGFVKELAKDNVVVVGDAARQVNPMHGGGMAEAMEAGTIASKWIVKALEEENISLLQNYTKEWWETDGKRLEKVLKVRKVTEKLTDEDLDLFIQVLGSTDAEKIASGNYGEVIKALLKHPKVILSPRRIKLLRELL, via the coding sequence ATGAAATACGACGTTGTGGTGGTCGGAGCAGGGATAGCCGGACCAATTGTTGCCAGAAACGTTGCCAAAGCCGGGTTCTCTGTCCTGCTAATCGATAAGAAGCCCGCCATCGGCACGCCCAAGCAGTGTGCCGAAGGAATAAGCATGACCGTGTTCAAAAAGTACGACATCCCCTACGACAGGCGTTACATCAACCGCGAGATCTACGGTGCCAAGCTCTACTCTCCCAGCGGATACGAGCTTGAGCTCCGCTACAAGGAAGCCAGCGGCGTTATCCTCGAAAGGAAGGTCTTCGACAAGATGCTCGCCTACTATGCGGCAAAGGCTGGGGCAGATGTTCTCGCCAGAACCGAGGCGGTGGATGTCATTAAGAAGGACGGCAGAGTGGCTGGAATAAAGGCCAAGCACGAGGACGAGCCGGTCGAGATTTATGCGGACGTCATAGTCGCCGCCGACGGCGTCGAGAGCAAGATAGCCAGAAAAGCCGGCATAAACACCTACGCCCCTCCCCACGAGTTTGACTCCTCATACGAGTACGAGATGCTCATAGAGGGCTTTGACCCGGACTTGATTCACCTCTGGTTCGGCAACGAGATAGCGCCGAGGGGCTACGTCTGGGTCTTCCCGAAGGACGAGGATAGGGCCAACGTCGGCATAGGAATAAACTCCGACAATCCGCAGACCGCCAAGTACTACCTTGACAAGTGGCTAAAGGAGAACAACATACCTGCCAAGAAGCTCCTTGAGATAAACGTCGGTGTCGTCCCGGTTGGAGGCTTCGTGAAGGAGCTCGCCAAGGACAACGTGGTTGTAGTCGGTGACGCTGCCAGACAGGTCAACCCGATGCACGGTGGCGGAATGGCCGAGGCCATGGAGGCTGGAACCATAGCGAGCAAATGGATAGTGAAGGCTCTCGAAGAGGAGAACATTTCGCTCCTCCAGAACTACACGAAGGAGTGGTGGGAGACCGACGGAAAAAGGCTTGAGAAGGTCCTCAAGGTCAGGAAGGTCACGGAGAAGCTCACCGATGAAGACCTCGACCTCTTCATCCAGGTACTTGGTAGCACTGACGCGGAGAAGATAGCAAGCGGCAATTACGGAGAGGTCATAAAAGCCCTCCTGAAGCATCCAAAGGTCATCCTGAGCCCCAGGAGGATAAAGCTTCTTAGGGAGTTGCTATAA
- a CDS encoding TRAP transporter permease → MGENLEAIEKKIKLETTRTLPKTLDRVLNSASILIGIFEILFIFNFMFLLYSIFSKLGIEVEFLKLDFQDQQVMAFVLGMIFVIAFLRYPIRKKEKYLSKVQWFDYLIILLGLAAAFYKFWRWPTYMVYYDVNQTDVIFGILAIILVLEATRRAIGWILPTIVVIFLLYGIRDAGYNWTRIVQYLYLDQGIFGIPYYVMTIYVFAFVFFGAFLLKIGVSDYITEFMISLFGTRPGGPAKAAVISSGLMGTVSGSSVANVLTTGTFTIPLMKKAGYPPEIAGAVEPVASTGGQLMPPVMGAAAFIMAQFLGVPYNKLIIAAVLPALIYYIGVYLFIDLETKRLGLKGMPREHFKPLSYFLKKIYILLPIVVITVALVWGIAPHIAAVSSLGIAIWVAWISKDEIPGHEHFYVAIALITTILMFTSRQYATPVGAVLLILAALLVAAALFTDKAEFNEKFYISILFILMAVLGKLLYMRKEEILLMSGTFGIIFSLLVGYRSRTEGGRKMYSATYESMIDAGKTSTTVMLAAASAGLIQGVLTMTGLVTSLGYKLVDLAGGNLLLLLIMAMIFSLILGMGVPTTANYVITSLVAAPAVYTAVAGNPIYDAPVPGYSTAIALLAAHFFVFYFGILADLTPPVALAAYAGSALAGGDFWKTAINSVKYALAGYIGPYIYFTHPEMFLITVSEWTPEMALRVLYYFAATILIMYMLAIAITGHFKDLQVPTVGRAIIVGLSLVAASLHMIPVALELALFIGMRIYGARVSARKASA, encoded by the coding sequence ATGGGAGAGAACCTTGAGGCCATAGAGAAAAAGATAAAACTTGAGACGACTAGGACGCTCCCTAAAACCTTGGATAGGGTTCTCAACTCTGCCTCGATACTCATAGGGATTTTTGAGATACTGTTTATCTTCAATTTCATGTTCCTTCTGTACTCCATATTCAGCAAACTAGGAATTGAAGTGGAGTTCCTGAAGCTTGACTTCCAGGATCAGCAGGTAATGGCCTTCGTGCTGGGAATGATATTTGTCATAGCTTTCCTGAGGTACCCTATCCGGAAAAAGGAAAAGTACCTGTCCAAGGTTCAATGGTTTGACTATCTGATAATCCTGTTGGGTCTGGCAGCTGCGTTTTACAAGTTCTGGCGCTGGCCCACGTACATGGTGTACTACGATGTGAATCAGACGGACGTTATCTTTGGAATACTGGCAATAATACTCGTCCTTGAGGCCACAAGGAGGGCCATAGGCTGGATTCTTCCCACGATCGTGGTTATCTTCCTGCTCTATGGTATCAGAGACGCCGGCTACAACTGGACGAGGATAGTCCAGTACCTGTACCTGGACCAGGGAATTTTCGGGATTCCCTACTATGTCATGACGATATACGTATTCGCCTTCGTTTTCTTCGGGGCGTTCCTCCTGAAGATAGGAGTTAGTGATTACATAACGGAGTTCATGATAAGTCTCTTTGGGACTAGGCCGGGAGGGCCGGCCAAAGCCGCTGTGATTTCAAGCGGACTCATGGGTACCGTCAGCGGCTCCAGTGTCGCCAACGTCCTGACAACGGGCACTTTCACAATACCCCTGATGAAGAAGGCCGGCTACCCACCGGAGATAGCTGGTGCCGTTGAACCGGTCGCTTCAACCGGCGGCCAGCTGATGCCTCCCGTTATGGGTGCCGCCGCCTTTATCATGGCACAGTTCCTCGGTGTGCCCTACAACAAGCTCATCATAGCCGCAGTCCTGCCGGCTCTGATATACTACATAGGCGTCTACCTCTTCATAGACCTTGAGACCAAGAGGCTCGGCCTGAAGGGAATGCCCAGGGAGCACTTTAAACCCCTGAGTTACTTCCTGAAGAAAATTTACATCCTGCTCCCGATAGTTGTCATTACGGTGGCGCTTGTCTGGGGAATTGCACCGCACATAGCGGCTGTGTCTTCCCTTGGAATTGCCATCTGGGTTGCCTGGATATCAAAGGACGAGATACCGGGACACGAACACTTCTACGTGGCGATAGCGCTTATAACGACCATTCTTATGTTCACCAGCAGGCAGTATGCCACCCCTGTTGGGGCCGTGCTCCTGATACTCGCTGCTCTTCTGGTAGCGGCAGCGCTCTTCACTGATAAAGCCGAGTTCAATGAGAAGTTCTACATAAGCATCCTCTTCATACTGATGGCGGTTCTCGGAAAGCTGCTCTACATGAGGAAGGAAGAGATTCTCCTGATGAGTGGCACCTTTGGAATAATCTTCTCCCTACTGGTGGGATACAGATCGCGTACAGAGGGCGGCAGGAAGATGTACTCAGCCACGTATGAGTCCATGATAGACGCGGGCAAGACCAGCACTACCGTGATGCTCGCCGCCGCCAGTGCAGGCCTTATACAGGGAGTCCTCACCATGACAGGTTTGGTGACCTCACTCGGCTACAAACTCGTTGACCTCGCCGGCGGAAACCTGCTCCTGCTCCTGATAATGGCAATGATATTCAGCCTCATCCTGGGCATGGGCGTCCCAACGACGGCGAACTACGTTATAACCTCTCTCGTTGCCGCCCCAGCGGTTTACACTGCGGTCGCAGGCAACCCGATATACGATGCACCTGTCCCCGGTTACAGTACGGCGATAGCCCTCCTCGCGGCACACTTCTTCGTGTTCTACTTTGGAATACTGGCGGATTTGACACCACCGGTTGCACTGGCGGCCTATGCGGGTTCAGCGCTGGCGGGAGGAGACTTCTGGAAGACCGCCATAAACTCGGTCAAGTATGCGCTGGCAGGATACATAGGACCGTATATCTACTTCACCCATCCGGAGATGTTCCTCATAACCGTCTCAGAGTGGACCCCAGAGATGGCACTGAGGGTACTGTATTACTTTGCTGCAACGATCCTGATAATGTACATGCTGGCAATAGCTATAACGGGACACTTCAAGGACCTGCAGGTTCCAACGGTCGGGAGGGCAATTATAGTCGGCCTCAGCCTTGTGGCAGCTTCACTCCACATGATCCCAGTGGCACTGGAACTTGCACTCTTTATTGGTATGAGGATCTATGGTGCAAGGGTTTCAGCAAGAAAAGCGAGCGCCTAA
- a CDS encoding RNA ligase partner protein: MRFVLDTSIFVNPEIRNRFGGSPTEAMRTFLGYAERLFGKVEFYMPPGIYREVMHFVDEEELLPDIELYIIKKPPNVHDIKIPAFVVYELIDDIRRRIDKGLRVAEKAVRESVIETDNVDRIIQKLRRNYRKALREGIVDSKEDFELILLAKELDATIVSADVGILTWAQKMGIKWIDAANFREVLEGLVEKMGGKNL, from the coding sequence ATGCGGTTCGTCCTTGACACGAGCATTTTCGTCAACCCGGAGATCCGGAACAGGTTCGGTGGCTCCCCAACCGAGGCTATGAGGACTTTTCTGGGCTATGCCGAGAGGCTCTTTGGAAAGGTCGAGTTCTACATGCCTCCGGGCATCTACCGCGAGGTTATGCATTTTGTTGACGAGGAGGAGCTTCTTCCCGATATAGAGCTGTACATAATCAAAAAGCCCCCAAACGTCCACGACATCAAGATTCCTGCCTTTGTGGTCTATGAGCTTATAGACGACATAAGGCGGCGCATCGACAAAGGTCTTCGTGTGGCCGAGAAGGCAGTTCGCGAGAGCGTCATCGAGACGGACAACGTGGACAGGATAATTCAGAAGTTGCGCAGGAACTACCGGAAGGCCCTGCGGGAGGGGATAGTTGACAGCAAGGAGGACTTTGAGCTCATTCTGCTTGCCAAAGAGCTCGATGCAACTATAGTTTCCGCCGACGTTGGGATACTCACCTGGGCGCAGAAGATGGGCATCAAGTGGATTGACGCGGCCAACTTCAGGGAAGTTTTAGAAGGACTCGTCGAGAAGATGGGAGGGAAAAATTTATAA